The proteins below come from a single Chrysoperla carnea chromosome 1, inChrCarn1.1, whole genome shotgun sequence genomic window:
- the LOC123290775 gene encoding V-type proton ATPase 116 kDa subunit a1 isoform X3, translating into MGALFRSEEMALCQLFIQPEAAYFSVSELGETGTVQFRDLNADVNSFQRKFVSEVRRCDEMERKLRYIEAEVNKDNVHVPEVAEIPRAPNPREIIDLEAHLEKTENEILELSHNAVNLKTNYLELTELKHVLEKTQVFFTEKEEINGMDSLTRALITEEQPAAAQQSGAIRGRLGFVAGVVERERVPAFERMLWRISRGNVFLRQSELDKPLEDPHTGNQLYKTVFVAFFQGEQLKSRIKKVCAGFHASLYPCPSSPSERQEMVTGVKTRLEDLNMVLNQTQDHRQRVLVSVAKELSNWSIMVRKMKAIYYTLNLFNMDVTKKCLIGECWAPVNDLTTVQKALADGSSSCGSSIPSFLNVIETSENPPTFNRTNRFTRGFQNLIDSYGVASYREANPALYTIITFPFLFGVMFGDTGHGIILTLFGAYMVIYEAKLLKKKTNNEIWNIFFSGRYIILLMGFFSMYTGIVYNDVFSKSMNIFGSEWHANYNSSTIQENKLLQLDPKNLYSGKPYPIGLDPIWQLAENKIMFLNSYKMKLSIIFGVSHMIFGVCVSVINHVHFGNISSIILEFIPQLIFLLLLFFYLVALMLTKWIMYSAASPDYTLTPTCAPSVLIIFINMLLFKNSDPPPGCDRFMYEGQETVQRTFVYISLLCVPVLLFGKPFYNHFKKNKKAHSVRIELQQTDIIEASKSTPVSHDHEEETLSEQLIHQAIHTIEYVLSTVSHTASYLRLWALSLAHAQLSEVLWKMVLQHGLSGTSPVGGIALFVIFAFWAMFTIAILVMMEGLSAFLHTLRLHWVEFMSKFYTGLGYPFHPFCFKAILDEEAQASDE; encoded by the exons ATGGGTGCATTATTTCGTAGTGAAGAGATGGCATTATGCCAGCTCTTTATACAACCTGAGGCTGCATACTTTTCCGTATCTGAACTAGGTGAAACAGGAACTGTACAATTTAGAGAT ttaaaTGCCGATGTAAATTCCTTTCAAAGAAAGTTTGTCTCCGAAGTACGTCGATGTGATGAAATGGAACGAAAATTACGTTATATAGAAGCCgaagtaaataaagataatgTACATGTACCGGAAGTTGCCGAAATACCACGTGCACCAAATCCTCGTGAAATAATTGATTTGGAAGCACATTTAGAAAAaaccgaaaatgaaattttagaattaaGTCATAATGcagttaatttaaaaaccaattaCCTCGAATTAACTGAATTAAAACATGTATTAGAAAAAACACAAGTATTCTTCACTGAAAAGGAAGAAATTAATGGCATGGATTCATTAACACGAGCTTTAATTACCGAAGAACAACCCGCTGCAGCTCAACAATCTGGTGCAATACGGGGACGACTTGGTTTTGTTGCTGGTGTTGTTGAACGTGAACGAGTGCCTGCGTTTGAACGAATGTTATGGCGAATATCTCGTGGTAATGTGTTTTTGCGACAATCTGAATTGGATAAACCATTAGAAGATCCCCATACTGGAAATCAATTATATAAAACTGTGTTTGTTGCTTTCTTCCAAGGAGAACAATTAAAATCACGTATTAAAAAAGTTTGCGCAGGATTTCATGCTTCGTTGTATCCTTGCCCAAGCTCTCCCAGTGAACGACAAGAGATGGTTACTGGTGTAAAAACAAGATTGGAAGATTTAAATATG gTTTTAAATCAAACACAAGATCATAGGCAGCGTGTTTTAGTTAGTGTGGCAAAAGAATTATCAAATTGGAGTATTATGGTACGCAAAATGAAAGcgatttattatacattaaatttattcaatatggatgtcacaaaaaaatgtttgattggTGAATGTTGGGCTCCAGTAAATGATTTAACGACTGTACAAAAAGCATTAGCTGATGGTTCCAGTTCTTGTGGTAGTTCCATTCCATCATTCTTAAATGTAATTGAAACATCGGAAAATCCACCCACTTTCAATCGCACAAATCGGTTTACGAGAGGTTTCCAAAATTTGATTGATTCATACGGAGTAGCAAGTTATCGGGAAGCGAATCcag cTCTGTACACAATCATCACTTTTCCATTCTTATTTGGTGTAATGTTTGGCGATACTGGACAtggaataattttaacattatttggAGCATATATGGTTATTTATGAagcgaaattattaaaaaagaaaacaaataatgaaatatgGAATATATTCTTTTCGGGTcgttatataatattacttatgggCTTTTTCTCAATGTATACGGGTATCGTTTATAATGATGTCTTCTCAAAGTCGATGAACATATTTGGATCAGAATGGCATGCTAATTATAATTCTAGTACTATACAggaaaataaattgttacaaTTAGATCCAAAAAATCTATACTCAGGGAAGCCGTATCCTATTGGTTTGGATCCAATTTGGCAG ctagCAGAAAACAAGATTATGTTCCTTAACTcatacaaaatgaaattatcaattatttttggtGTATCACATATGATTTTCGGAGTTTGCGTCAGTGTTATTAATCATgt ACATTTTGGAAATATTAGCAGCATCATTTTGGAATTTATTCcacaattgatatttttattgctaTTGTTCTTTTACTTGGTTGCTTTAATGTTAACAAAGTGGATCATGTATAGTGCAGCTTCACCCG aTTACACACTCACACCAACATGTGCACCATCTGtgttaattatattcataaatatgttACTATTCAAAAATTCAGATCCACCTCCAGGTTGCGATAGATTCATGTATGAAGGGCAAGAAACTGTACAACGtacatttgtttatatttcattattatgtgTTCCGGTTTTATTGTTTGGAAAaccattttataatcatttcaaaaagaataaaaaggcCCATAGTGTAA GAATTGAATTACAACAAACAGATATTATAGAAGCATCAAAATCAACACCAGTATCACATGATCACGAGGAGGAAACGTTAAGTGAACAATTAATTCATCAAGCTATTCATACGATTGAATACGTTTTAAGTACAGTATCACATACTGCATCATATTTGCGGTTATGGGCTTTATCATTAGCTCATGCAC AATTATCTGAAGTATTATGGAAGATGGTATTGCAGCATGGTTTGTCAGGTACATCACCCGTCGGTGGCATtgcattatttgtaatttttgcattttgggCAATGTTTACAATTGCTATTCTTGTTATGATGGAAGGTTTATCTGCCTTCTTGCATACGTTACGTTTACATtg gGTAGAATTTATGAGTAAATTCTACACAGGTTTGGGTTATCCATTCCATCCATTTTGCTTCAAGGCGATTTTAGATGAAGAAGCACAAGCATCAGACGAATAA
- the LOC123290775 gene encoding V-type proton ATPase 116 kDa subunit a1 isoform X1 yields MGALFRSEEMALCQLFIQPEAAYFSVSELGETGTVQFRDLNADVNSFQRKFVSEVRRCDEMERKLRYIEAEVNKDNVHVPEVAEIPRAPNPREIIDLEAHLEKTENEILELSHNAVNLKTNYLELTELKHVLEKTQVFFTEKEEINGMDSLTRALITEEQPAAAQQSGAIRGRLGFVAGVVERERVPAFERMLWRISRGNVFLRQSELDKPLEDPHTGNQLYKTVFVAFFQGEQLKSRIKKVCAGFHASLYPCPSSPSERQEMVTGVKTRLEDLNMVLNQTQDHRQRVLVSVAKELSNWSIMVRKMKAIYYTLNLFNMDVTKKCLIGECWAPVNDLTTVQKALADGSSSCGSSIPSFLNVIETSENPPTFNRTNRFTRGFQNLIDSYGVASYREANPALYTIITFPFLFGVMFGDTGHGIILTLFGAYMVIYEAKLLKKKTNNEIWNIFFSGRYIILLMGFFSMYTGIVYNDVFSKSMNIFGSEWHANYNSSTIQENKLLQLDPKNLYSGKPYPIGLDPIWQLAENKIMFLNSYKMKLSIIFGVSHMIFGVCVSVINHVHFGNISSIILEFIPQLIFLLLLFFYLVALMLTKWIMYSAASPDYTLTPTCAPSVLIIFINMLLFKNSDPPPGCDRFMYEGQETVQRTFVYISLLCVPVLLFGKPFYNHFKKNKKAHSQTTFTNGDVNQGIELQQTDIIEASKSTPVSHDHEEETLSEQLIHQAIHTIEYVLSTVSHTASYLRLWALSLAHAQLSEVLWKMVLQHGLSGTSPVGGIALFVIFAFWAMFTIAILVMMEGLSAFLHTLRLHWVEFMSKFYTGLGYPFHPFCFKAILDEEAQASDE; encoded by the exons ATGGGTGCATTATTTCGTAGTGAAGAGATGGCATTATGCCAGCTCTTTATACAACCTGAGGCTGCATACTTTTCCGTATCTGAACTAGGTGAAACAGGAACTGTACAATTTAGAGAT ttaaaTGCCGATGTAAATTCCTTTCAAAGAAAGTTTGTCTCCGAAGTACGTCGATGTGATGAAATGGAACGAAAATTACGTTATATAGAAGCCgaagtaaataaagataatgTACATGTACCGGAAGTTGCCGAAATACCACGTGCACCAAATCCTCGTGAAATAATTGATTTGGAAGCACATTTAGAAAAaaccgaaaatgaaattttagaattaaGTCATAATGcagttaatttaaaaaccaattaCCTCGAATTAACTGAATTAAAACATGTATTAGAAAAAACACAAGTATTCTTCACTGAAAAGGAAGAAATTAATGGCATGGATTCATTAACACGAGCTTTAATTACCGAAGAACAACCCGCTGCAGCTCAACAATCTGGTGCAATACGGGGACGACTTGGTTTTGTTGCTGGTGTTGTTGAACGTGAACGAGTGCCTGCGTTTGAACGAATGTTATGGCGAATATCTCGTGGTAATGTGTTTTTGCGACAATCTGAATTGGATAAACCATTAGAAGATCCCCATACTGGAAATCAATTATATAAAACTGTGTTTGTTGCTTTCTTCCAAGGAGAACAATTAAAATCACGTATTAAAAAAGTTTGCGCAGGATTTCATGCTTCGTTGTATCCTTGCCCAAGCTCTCCCAGTGAACGACAAGAGATGGTTACTGGTGTAAAAACAAGATTGGAAGATTTAAATATG gTTTTAAATCAAACACAAGATCATAGGCAGCGTGTTTTAGTTAGTGTGGCAAAAGAATTATCAAATTGGAGTATTATGGTACGCAAAATGAAAGcgatttattatacattaaatttattcaatatggatgtcacaaaaaaatgtttgattggTGAATGTTGGGCTCCAGTAAATGATTTAACGACTGTACAAAAAGCATTAGCTGATGGTTCCAGTTCTTGTGGTAGTTCCATTCCATCATTCTTAAATGTAATTGAAACATCGGAAAATCCACCCACTTTCAATCGCACAAATCGGTTTACGAGAGGTTTCCAAAATTTGATTGATTCATACGGAGTAGCAAGTTATCGGGAAGCGAATCcag cTCTGTACACAATCATCACTTTTCCATTCTTATTTGGTGTAATGTTTGGCGATACTGGACAtggaataattttaacattatttggAGCATATATGGTTATTTATGAagcgaaattattaaaaaagaaaacaaataatgaaatatgGAATATATTCTTTTCGGGTcgttatataatattacttatgggCTTTTTCTCAATGTATACGGGTATCGTTTATAATGATGTCTTCTCAAAGTCGATGAACATATTTGGATCAGAATGGCATGCTAATTATAATTCTAGTACTATACAggaaaataaattgttacaaTTAGATCCAAAAAATCTATACTCAGGGAAGCCGTATCCTATTGGTTTGGATCCAATTTGGCAG ctagCAGAAAACAAGATTATGTTCCTTAACTcatacaaaatgaaattatcaattatttttggtGTATCACATATGATTTTCGGAGTTTGCGTCAGTGTTATTAATCATgt ACATTTTGGAAATATTAGCAGCATCATTTTGGAATTTATTCcacaattgatatttttattgctaTTGTTCTTTTACTTGGTTGCTTTAATGTTAACAAAGTGGATCATGTATAGTGCAGCTTCACCCG aTTACACACTCACACCAACATGTGCACCATCTGtgttaattatattcataaatatgttACTATTCAAAAATTCAGATCCACCTCCAGGTTGCGATAGATTCATGTATGAAGGGCAAGAAACTGTACAACGtacatttgtttatatttcattattatgtgTTCCGGTTTTATTGTTTGGAAAaccattttataatcatttcaaaaagaataaaaaggcCCATAGT CAAACTACATTTACAAATGGGGATGTAAATCAAGGAATTGAATTACAACAAACAGATATTATAGAAGCATCAAAATCAACACCAGTATCACATGATCACGAGGAGGAAACGTTAAGTGAACAATTAATTCATCAAGCTATTCATACGATTGAATACGTTTTAAGTACAGTATCACATACTGCATCATATTTGCGGTTATGGGCTTTATCATTAGCTCATGCAC AATTATCTGAAGTATTATGGAAGATGGTATTGCAGCATGGTTTGTCAGGTACATCACCCGTCGGTGGCATtgcattatttgtaatttttgcattttgggCAATGTTTACAATTGCTATTCTTGTTATGATGGAAGGTTTATCTGCCTTCTTGCATACGTTACGTTTACATtg gGTAGAATTTATGAGTAAATTCTACACAGGTTTGGGTTATCCATTCCATCCATTTTGCTTCAAGGCGATTTTAGATGAAGAAGCACAAGCATCAGACGAATAA
- the LOC123290775 gene encoding V-type proton ATPase 116 kDa subunit a1 isoform X4: MGALFRSEEMALCQLFIQPEAAYFSVSELGETGTVQFRDLNADVNSFQRKFVSEVRRCDEMERKLRYIEAEVNKDNVHVPEVAEIPRAPNPREIIDLEAHLEKTENEILELSHNAVNLKTNYLELTELKHVLEKTQVFFTEKEEINGMDSLTRALITEEQPAAAQQSGAIRGRLGFVAGVVERERVPAFERMLWRISRGNVFLRQSELDKPLEDPHTGNQLYKTVFVAFFQGEQLKSRIKKVCAGFHASLYPCPSSPSERQEMVTGVKTRLEDLNMVLNQTQDHRQRVLVSVAKELSNWSIMVRKMKAIYYTLNLFNMDVTKKCLIGECWAPVNDLTTVQKALADGSSSCGSSIPSFLNVIETSENPPTFNRTNRFTRGFQNLIDSYGVASYREANPALYTIITFPFLFGVMFGDTGHGIILTLFGAYMVIYEAKLLKKKTNNEIWNIFFSGRYIILLMGFFSMYTGIVYNDVFSKSMNIFGSEWHANYNSSTIQENKLLQLDPKNLYSGKPYPIGLDPIWQLAENKIMFLNSYKMKLSIIFGVSHMIFGVCVSVINHVHFGNISSIILEFIPQLIFLLLLFFYLVALMLTKWIMYNYTLTPTCAPSVLIIFINMLLFKNSDPPPGCDRFMYEGQETVQRTFVYISLLCVPVLLFGKPFYNHFKKNKKAHSVKASKSTPVSHDHEEETLSEQLIHQAIHTIEYVLSTVSHTASYLRLWALSLAHAQLSEVLWKMVLQHGLSGTSPVGGIALFVIFAFWAMFTIAILVMMEGLSAFLHTLRLHWVEFMSKFYTGLGYPFHPFCFKAILDEEAQASDE, encoded by the exons ATGGGTGCATTATTTCGTAGTGAAGAGATGGCATTATGCCAGCTCTTTATACAACCTGAGGCTGCATACTTTTCCGTATCTGAACTAGGTGAAACAGGAACTGTACAATTTAGAGAT ttaaaTGCCGATGTAAATTCCTTTCAAAGAAAGTTTGTCTCCGAAGTACGTCGATGTGATGAAATGGAACGAAAATTACGTTATATAGAAGCCgaagtaaataaagataatgTACATGTACCGGAAGTTGCCGAAATACCACGTGCACCAAATCCTCGTGAAATAATTGATTTGGAAGCACATTTAGAAAAaaccgaaaatgaaattttagaattaaGTCATAATGcagttaatttaaaaaccaattaCCTCGAATTAACTGAATTAAAACATGTATTAGAAAAAACACAAGTATTCTTCACTGAAAAGGAAGAAATTAATGGCATGGATTCATTAACACGAGCTTTAATTACCGAAGAACAACCCGCTGCAGCTCAACAATCTGGTGCAATACGGGGACGACTTGGTTTTGTTGCTGGTGTTGTTGAACGTGAACGAGTGCCTGCGTTTGAACGAATGTTATGGCGAATATCTCGTGGTAATGTGTTTTTGCGACAATCTGAATTGGATAAACCATTAGAAGATCCCCATACTGGAAATCAATTATATAAAACTGTGTTTGTTGCTTTCTTCCAAGGAGAACAATTAAAATCACGTATTAAAAAAGTTTGCGCAGGATTTCATGCTTCGTTGTATCCTTGCCCAAGCTCTCCCAGTGAACGACAAGAGATGGTTACTGGTGTAAAAACAAGATTGGAAGATTTAAATATG gTTTTAAATCAAACACAAGATCATAGGCAGCGTGTTTTAGTTAGTGTGGCAAAAGAATTATCAAATTGGAGTATTATGGTACGCAAAATGAAAGcgatttattatacattaaatttattcaatatggatgtcacaaaaaaatgtttgattggTGAATGTTGGGCTCCAGTAAATGATTTAACGACTGTACAAAAAGCATTAGCTGATGGTTCCAGTTCTTGTGGTAGTTCCATTCCATCATTCTTAAATGTAATTGAAACATCGGAAAATCCACCCACTTTCAATCGCACAAATCGGTTTACGAGAGGTTTCCAAAATTTGATTGATTCATACGGAGTAGCAAGTTATCGGGAAGCGAATCcag cTCTGTACACAATCATCACTTTTCCATTCTTATTTGGTGTAATGTTTGGCGATACTGGACAtggaataattttaacattatttggAGCATATATGGTTATTTATGAagcgaaattattaaaaaagaaaacaaataatgaaatatgGAATATATTCTTTTCGGGTcgttatataatattacttatgggCTTTTTCTCAATGTATACGGGTATCGTTTATAATGATGTCTTCTCAAAGTCGATGAACATATTTGGATCAGAATGGCATGCTAATTATAATTCTAGTACTATACAggaaaataaattgttacaaTTAGATCCAAAAAATCTATACTCAGGGAAGCCGTATCCTATTGGTTTGGATCCAATTTGGCAG ctagCAGAAAACAAGATTATGTTCCTTAACTcatacaaaatgaaattatcaattatttttggtGTATCACATATGATTTTCGGAGTTTGCGTCAGTGTTATTAATCATgt ACATTTTGGAAATATTAGCAGCATCATTTTGGAATTTATTCcacaattgatatttttattgctaTTGTTCTTTTACTTGGTTGCTTTAATGTTAACAAAGTGGATCATGTATA aTTACACACTCACACCAACATGTGCACCATCTGtgttaattatattcataaatatgttACTATTCAAAAATTCAGATCCACCTCCAGGTTGCGATAGATTCATGTATGAAGGGCAAGAAACTGTACAACGtacatttgtttatatttcattattatgtgTTCCGGTTTTATTGTTTGGAAAaccattttataatcatttcaaaaagaataaaaaggcCCATAGTGTAA AAGCATCAAAATCAACACCAGTATCACATGATCACGAGGAGGAAACGTTAAGTGAACAATTAATTCATCAAGCTATTCATACGATTGAATACGTTTTAAGTACAGTATCACATACTGCATCATATTTGCGGTTATGGGCTTTATCATTAGCTCATGCAC AATTATCTGAAGTATTATGGAAGATGGTATTGCAGCATGGTTTGTCAGGTACATCACCCGTCGGTGGCATtgcattatttgtaatttttgcattttgggCAATGTTTACAATTGCTATTCTTGTTATGATGGAAGGTTTATCTGCCTTCTTGCATACGTTACGTTTACATtg gGTAGAATTTATGAGTAAATTCTACACAGGTTTGGGTTATCCATTCCATCCATTTTGCTTCAAGGCGATTTTAGATGAAGAAGCACAAGCATCAGACGAATAA
- the LOC123290775 gene encoding V-type proton ATPase 116 kDa subunit a1 isoform X2: MGALFRSEEMALCQLFIQPEAAYFSVSELGETGTVQFRDLNADVNSFQRKFVSEVRRCDEMERKLRYIEAEVNKDNVHVPEVAEIPRAPNPREIIDLEAHLEKTENEILELSHNAVNLKTNYLELTELKHVLEKTQVFFTEKEEINGMDSLTRALITEEQPAAAQQSGAIRGRLGFVAGVVERERVPAFERMLWRISRGNVFLRQSELDKPLEDPHTGNQLYKTVFVAFFQGEQLKSRIKKVCAGFHASLYPCPSSPSERQEMVTGVKTRLEDLNMVLNQTQDHRQRVLVSVAKELSNWSIMVRKMKAIYYTLNLFNMDVTKKCLIGECWAPVNDLTTVQKALADGSSSCGSSIPSFLNVIETSENPPTFNRTNRFTRGFQNLIDSYGVASYREANPALYTIITFPFLFGVMFGDTGHGIILTLFGAYMVIYEAKLLKKKTNNEIWNIFFSGRYIILLMGFFSMYTGIVYNDVFSKSMNIFGSEWHANYNSSTIQENKLLQLDPKNLYSGKPYPIGLDPIWQLAENKIMFLNSYKMKLSIIFGVSHMIFGVCVSVINHVHFGNISSIILEFIPQLIFLLLLFFYLVALMLTKWIMYSAASPDYTLTPTCAPSVLIIFINMLLFKNSDPPPGCDRFMYEGQETVQRTFVYISLLCVPVLLFGKPFYILQQTTFTNGDVNQGIELQQTDIIEASKSTPVSHDHEEETLSEQLIHQAIHTIEYVLSTVSHTASYLRLWALSLAHAQLSEVLWKMVLQHGLSGTSPVGGIALFVIFAFWAMFTIAILVMMEGLSAFLHTLRLHWVEFMSKFYTGLGYPFHPFCFKAILDEEAQASDE, from the exons ATGGGTGCATTATTTCGTAGTGAAGAGATGGCATTATGCCAGCTCTTTATACAACCTGAGGCTGCATACTTTTCCGTATCTGAACTAGGTGAAACAGGAACTGTACAATTTAGAGAT ttaaaTGCCGATGTAAATTCCTTTCAAAGAAAGTTTGTCTCCGAAGTACGTCGATGTGATGAAATGGAACGAAAATTACGTTATATAGAAGCCgaagtaaataaagataatgTACATGTACCGGAAGTTGCCGAAATACCACGTGCACCAAATCCTCGTGAAATAATTGATTTGGAAGCACATTTAGAAAAaaccgaaaatgaaattttagaattaaGTCATAATGcagttaatttaaaaaccaattaCCTCGAATTAACTGAATTAAAACATGTATTAGAAAAAACACAAGTATTCTTCACTGAAAAGGAAGAAATTAATGGCATGGATTCATTAACACGAGCTTTAATTACCGAAGAACAACCCGCTGCAGCTCAACAATCTGGTGCAATACGGGGACGACTTGGTTTTGTTGCTGGTGTTGTTGAACGTGAACGAGTGCCTGCGTTTGAACGAATGTTATGGCGAATATCTCGTGGTAATGTGTTTTTGCGACAATCTGAATTGGATAAACCATTAGAAGATCCCCATACTGGAAATCAATTATATAAAACTGTGTTTGTTGCTTTCTTCCAAGGAGAACAATTAAAATCACGTATTAAAAAAGTTTGCGCAGGATTTCATGCTTCGTTGTATCCTTGCCCAAGCTCTCCCAGTGAACGACAAGAGATGGTTACTGGTGTAAAAACAAGATTGGAAGATTTAAATATG gTTTTAAATCAAACACAAGATCATAGGCAGCGTGTTTTAGTTAGTGTGGCAAAAGAATTATCAAATTGGAGTATTATGGTACGCAAAATGAAAGcgatttattatacattaaatttattcaatatggatgtcacaaaaaaatgtttgattggTGAATGTTGGGCTCCAGTAAATGATTTAACGACTGTACAAAAAGCATTAGCTGATGGTTCCAGTTCTTGTGGTAGTTCCATTCCATCATTCTTAAATGTAATTGAAACATCGGAAAATCCACCCACTTTCAATCGCACAAATCGGTTTACGAGAGGTTTCCAAAATTTGATTGATTCATACGGAGTAGCAAGTTATCGGGAAGCGAATCcag cTCTGTACACAATCATCACTTTTCCATTCTTATTTGGTGTAATGTTTGGCGATACTGGACAtggaataattttaacattatttggAGCATATATGGTTATTTATGAagcgaaattattaaaaaagaaaacaaataatgaaatatgGAATATATTCTTTTCGGGTcgttatataatattacttatgggCTTTTTCTCAATGTATACGGGTATCGTTTATAATGATGTCTTCTCAAAGTCGATGAACATATTTGGATCAGAATGGCATGCTAATTATAATTCTAGTACTATACAggaaaataaattgttacaaTTAGATCCAAAAAATCTATACTCAGGGAAGCCGTATCCTATTGGTTTGGATCCAATTTGGCAG ctagCAGAAAACAAGATTATGTTCCTTAACTcatacaaaatgaaattatcaattatttttggtGTATCACATATGATTTTCGGAGTTTGCGTCAGTGTTATTAATCATgt ACATTTTGGAAATATTAGCAGCATCATTTTGGAATTTATTCcacaattgatatttttattgctaTTGTTCTTTTACTTGGTTGCTTTAATGTTAACAAAGTGGATCATGTATAGTGCAGCTTCACCCG aTTACACACTCACACCAACATGTGCACCATCTGtgttaattatattcataaatatgttACTATTCAAAAATTCAGATCCACCTCCAGGTTGCGATAGATTCATGTATGAAGGGCAAGAAACTGTACAACGtacatttgtttatatttcattattatgtgTTCCGGTTTTATTGTTTGGAAAaccatttt atattttacagCAAACTACATTTACAAATGGGGATGTAAATCAAGGAATTGAATTACAACAAACAGATATTATAGAAGCATCAAAATCAACACCAGTATCACATGATCACGAGGAGGAAACGTTAAGTGAACAATTAATTCATCAAGCTATTCATACGATTGAATACGTTTTAAGTACAGTATCACATACTGCATCATATTTGCGGTTATGGGCTTTATCATTAGCTCATGCAC AATTATCTGAAGTATTATGGAAGATGGTATTGCAGCATGGTTTGTCAGGTACATCACCCGTCGGTGGCATtgcattatttgtaatttttgcattttgggCAATGTTTACAATTGCTATTCTTGTTATGATGGAAGGTTTATCTGCCTTCTTGCATACGTTACGTTTACATtg gGTAGAATTTATGAGTAAATTCTACACAGGTTTGGGTTATCCATTCCATCCATTTTGCTTCAAGGCGATTTTAGATGAAGAAGCACAAGCATCAGACGAATAA